Proteins from one Bactrocera neohumeralis isolate Rockhampton chromosome 3, APGP_CSIRO_Bneo_wtdbg2-racon-allhic-juicebox.fasta_v2, whole genome shotgun sequence genomic window:
- the LOC126752974 gene encoding uncharacterized protein LOC126752974 yields MEEIAVVDDLPENECEQIFETTHNRTPDGRYVVQLPLRRKSTELGDSYTLALRQFHRLERRIVLRENYISFMREYAALDHMEIVQPPYNHTNCYYIPHHAVTAKFRVVFNASAPTSTRISLNDVQLVGPTLQDSLSSILLRFRRYRVAITADIEKMFRQVLVAPGHRDYQRIIWRESPADDIRVYRLKTITYGMACSPYNAVRTLQQCAYDNSAVVPDLQ; encoded by the coding sequence ATGGAGGAAATAGCGGTGGTTGACGATCTGCCAGAGAACGAGTGTGAGCAGATTTTCGAGACCACTCATAACCGTACCCCAGACGGCCGTTATGTGGTACAGTTACCCTTGCGGCGAAAGTCAACGGAACTGGGTGACTCGTACACACTGGCATTACGGCAATTTCATAGACTAGAGCGTCGTATAGTCCTTAGAGAAAACTACATTTCATTTATGAGAGAGTATGCAGCACTTGATCACATGGAGATAGTACAACCACCTTACAATCACACAAATTGCTATTACATTCCTCATCATGCGGTCACAGCAAAGTTTCGCGTGGTGTTCAACGCTTCGGCACCTACCAGCACTAGAATCTCACTGAACGATGTTCAACTAGTAGGTCCAACGCTTCAGGATTCGTTGAGTAGTATACTTTTACGTTTTCGTCGCTATCGAGTGGCGATAACTGCGGATATAGAGAAGATGTTCAGGCAAGTACTGGTTGCACCTGGACATCGCGACTATCAACGAATTATATGGCGTGAGTCTCCTGCAGACGATATCCGAGTATATCGCCTGAAGACTATCACATATGGTATGGCATGCAGTCCTTACAATGCGGTACGAACCCTGCAACAATGTGCTTATGACAATTCCGCTGTGGTTCCTGACCTACAATAA
- the LOC126754043 gene encoding F-box-like/WD repeat-containing protein ebi: protein MSFSSDEVNFLVYRYLQESGFVHSAFVFGVESHISQSNINGALVPPAALLTILQKGLMYTEVEWSVGEDGEAGRSVEGLSLIDAVMPEVKPPKPAAVKSEPGKASTDSSGTAASSTTTGGVVKSEVKSEGNAPGASTNNEQNSGGAPSASADSNETDSNTNSAANSTTSGALSVGTANSTTGTTNDTSSTGNKKANPSETTSGSSLTTNDLTTNTNVNNGITSGTNANVNEPTTTTNSVVTGSTTGTNISGAGTTTTSSGSAANNNPAPGSSDILTQIQLGNTASTTGTEPMDIDQGIEIPASKATVLRGHESEVFICAWNPSRDLLASGSGDSTARIWDMSDATSSPNQLVLRHCIQKGGAEVPSNKDVTSLDWNCDGTLLATGSYDGYARIWKTDGRLASTLGQHKGPIFALKWNKRGNYILSAGVDKTTIIWDASTGQCNQQFSFHNAPALDVDWQTNVSFASCSTDQRIHVCRLGSDMPIKTFKGHTNEVNAIKWCPQGQLLASCSDDMTLKIWSMKQDKCCHDLQAHSKEIYTIKWSPTGPGTQNPNTNLILASASFDSTVRLWDVERGTCIHTLTKHTEPVYSVAFSPDGKYLASGSFDKCVHIWSTQSGQLVHSYKGTGGIFEVCWNSKGTKVGASASDGSVFVLDLRKI from the exons ATGAGTTTTTCCAGCGACGAAGTAAACTTTTTGGTTTATAGATATCTGCAAGAATCTg GTTTTGTACATTCGGCTTTTGTGTTTGGTGTGGAATCTCATATTTCACAAAGCAACATAAATGGCGCTTTGGTACCACCGGCTGCTCTCCTCACTATTCTTCAGAAAGGCCTAATGTATACAGAAGTTGAATGGAGCGTTGGAGAGGATGGTGAAGCTGGTCGTTCAGTTGAAGGATTAAGTTTAATTGATGCCGTTATGCCCGAAGTAAAGCCACCAAAACCAGCAGCAGTAAAATCAGAACCTGGAAAAGCGAGTACAGACAGCAGTGGCACAGCTGCATCGTCGACGACAACAGGTGGTGTCGTAAAATCGGAAGTAAAATCCGAGGGTAATGCTCCAGGAGCTTCGACAAACAATGAACAAAACTCGGGAGGAGCTCCATCCGCATCTGCTGACTCTAATGAAACTGATAGTAATACTAATTCAGCTGCAAATAGTACAACATCTGGTGCACTCTCCGTTGGAACTGCTAATTCTACAACTGGGACAACTAATGACACATCTTCAACAGGAAATAAAAAGGCCAACCCCTCGGAAACAACATCTGGCAGCTCTTTAACCACAAATGAtcttacaacaaatacaaatgtcAACAACGGCATTACCTCGGGCACTAACGCTAATGTCAATgaaccaacaacaaccacaaattcAGTAGTGACCGGTTCAACAACTGGAACAAATATTTCAGGAGCTGGTACTACTACTACTTCAAGCGGCAGTGCTGCTAATAATAACCCAGCTCCAGGCAGCTCTGATATTTTGACCCAGATACAATTGGGTAATACTGCTTCAACAACAGGAACAGAACCAATGGATATCGATCAAGGAATTGAGATACCTGCCTCAAAAGCAACAGTTTTACGTGGACATGAGAGCGAAGTATTCATATGTGCCTGGAATCCCAGCAGAGACCTTCTTGCAAGTGGTTCTGGTGATAGCACTGCACGCATATGGGATATGTCTGATGCAACCAGTAGCCCTAATCAATTAGTTTTACGACATTGCATTCAAAAGGGAGGTGCAGAAGTTCCAAGCAACAAAGACGTTACATCATTAGATTGGAAT TGCGATGGCACCTTGCTAGCTACTGGCAGTTATGATGGGTACGCACGCATATGGAAAACTGATGGTCGCTTAGCATCAACTCTCGGTCAACATAAAGGTccaatatttgcattaaaatggAATAAAAGGGGTAATTATATACTATCGGCTGGTGTTGATAAAACTACTATAATTTGGGATGCTTCTACTGGACAATGCAACCAACAATTTTCTTTCCACAATGCACCCGCACTCGATGTTgattggcaaacaaatgtatcatTCGCTTCGTGCAGTACTGATCAACGTATCCATGTGTGTCGTCTTGGCTCAGATATGCCcattaaaacatttaaaggTCATACTAATGAGGTGAACGCTATAAAGTGGTGTCCACAGGGTCAATTGCTTGCCTCCTGCTCGGACGATATGACACTGAAAATTTGGAGTATGAAGCAAGACAAATGCTGTCATGATTTACAAGCACATTCTAAGGAAATCTATACAATCAAATGGTCTCCCACTGGACCAGGAACACAAAATCCTAACACGAATCTAATACTTGCTTCCGCGTCATTTGACTCCACCGTACGTCTATGGGATGTTGAGCGTGGTACATGCATTCATACTCTTACGAAACATACAGAGCCTGTCTATTCGGTAGCATTTAGTCCAGATGGAAAATATTTAGCGTCAGGAAGTTTcgataaatgtgtacatatttgGAGTACTCAGTCGGGACAGTTAGTACACAGTTACAAAGGCACAGGTGGTATTTTTGAGGTCTGTTGGAATTCCAAGGGCACTAAAGTGGGAGCCAGCGCTTCGGATGGTAGCGTTTTTGTGTtggatttaagaaaaatatag